The following coding sequences are from one Mycosarcoma maydis chromosome 23, whole genome shotgun sequence window:
- a CDS encoding uncharacterized protein (related to YCH1 - phosphatase) — MSFQPLYRYIDRDSLAEQVRKHGADPSQRQVAIVDVRDDDFEGGNILNAQNHPSSTFADNVEDLVYGPLKDYKQVIFHCHLSQQRGPKAAGQYAKARQAAIDSGKLPKPEETQQEQQEVLVLRGGFSEFQDKYKADSAVVEKYDASAWELRN, encoded by the coding sequence ATGTCGTTCCAGCCGTTGTACAGGTACATCGACCGCGATAGCCTCGCCGAGCAGGTGCGAAAGCACGGTGCCGATCCTTCACAACGCCAAGTAGCCATTGTCGATGTTCGAGACGACGACTTTGAAGGCGGAAATATTCTGAATGCGCAGAATCATCCATCATCGACTTTCGCGGACAATGTCGAAGATCTCGTCTATGGCCCGCTCAAGGATTACAAGCAAGTCATCTTTCACTGCCATCTTTCGCAACAGCGTGGACCGAAAGCCGCGGGCCAGTATGCAAAGGCGAGACAGGCGGCAATCGACTCGGGCAAGTTGCCCAAACCGGAAGAGACGCAGCAAGAACAGCAAGAGGTGCTTGTACTGCGAGGCGGCTTCAGCGAGTTTCAGGACAAGTACAAGGCGGATTCAGCAGTGGTCGAAAAGTATGATGCATCCGCTTGGGAGTTGCGCAACTAA